In the genome of Apodemus sylvaticus chromosome 2, mApoSyl1.1, whole genome shotgun sequence, one region contains:
- the Tpi1 gene encoding triosephosphate isomerase, giving the protein MAEGGEKEEFCFTAIYISGQWREPSVCADLQKAEPTAMAPSRKFFVGGNWKMNGRKKCLGELICTLNAACLPADTEVVCAPPTAYIDFARQKLDPKIAVAAQNCYKVTNGAFTGEVSPGMIKDLGATWVVLGHSERRHVFGESDELIGQKVNHALSEGLGVIACIGEKLDEREAGITEKVVFEQTKVIADNVKDWNKVVLAYEPVWAIGTGKTATPQQAQEVHEKLRGWLKSNVSDGVAQCTRIIYGGSVTGANCKDLACQPDVDGFLVGGASLKPEFVDIINAKQ; this is encoded by the exons ATGGCGGAGGGCGGGGAGAAGGAGGAGTTCTGCTTCACAGCGATCTATATAAGTGGCCAGTGGCGAGAGCCGAGCGTTTGCGCTGACCTTCAGAAAGCTGAGCCTACTGCCATGGCGCCTTCCAGGAAGTTCTTCGTGGGGGGCAACTGGAAGATGAACGGGAGGAAGAAGTGCCTGGGCGAGCTCATCTGCACCCTGAACGCAGCCTGCCTGCCGGCAGACACCG AGGTGGTTTGTGCACCGCCAACCGCTTACATAGACTTCGCCAGGCAGAAGCTGGATCCCAAAATTGCTGTGGCTGCACAGAACTGCTACAAAGTGACCAATGGGGCCTTCACTGGAGAAGTCag CCCTGGCATGATCAAAGACTTAGGAGCCACCTGGGTTGTGTTGGGGCACTCGGAAAGAAGGCATGTGTTCGGGGAATCAGACGAG TTGATTGGGCAGAAAGTGAACCATGCCCTCTCTGAGGGACTTGGAGTGATCGCCTGCATTGGGGAGAAGCTAGACGAGAGGGAAGCCGGCATCACTGAGAAGGTTGTTTTCGAGCAAACCAAGGTCATCGCAG ATAATGTGAAGGACTGGAACAAGGTGGTCCTGGCCTATGAACCTGTATGGGCCATTGGGACTGGCAAGACTGCAACCCCTCAGCAG GCCCAGGAAGTTCACGAGAAGCTCCGGGGATGGCTGAAATCCAATGTCTCTGATGGAGTGGCTCAGTGCACCCGGATCATTTACGGAG GTTCCGTGACTGGAGCAAACTGCAAAGATCTGGCCTGCCAGCCAGATGTGGATGGCTTCCTCGTGGGCGGTGCGTCTCTCAAGCCGGAATTTGTGGACATCATCAACGCCAAGCAATGA
- the Spsb2 gene encoding SPRY domain-containing SOCS box protein 2, whose protein sequence is MGQTALARGSSSTPTSQALYSDFSPPEGLEELLSAPPPDLGVQRRNGWNPKDCSENIDVKEGGLCFERRPVAQSTDGVRGKQGYSRGLHAWEISWPLEQRGTHAVVGVATALAPLQADHYAALLGSNSESWGWDIGRGKLYHQSKDLEAPQYPAGPQGEQLAVPERLLVVLDMEEGTLGYSIGGTYLGPAFRGLKGRTLYPSVSAVWGQCQVRIRYMGERRAEEPQSLLHLSRLCVRHALGDTRLGQISTLPLPPAMKRYLLYK, encoded by the exons ATGGGCCAGACGGCCCTGGCAaggggcagcagcagcacccCTACCTCGCAGGCTCTGTACTCCGACTTCTCTCCTCCCGAGGGCTTGGAGGAGCTCCTGTCTGCTCCCCCTCCTGACCTAGGGGTCCAACGGCGCAACGGCTGGAACCCCAAGGATTGCTCCGAGAACATCGATGTCAAGGAAGGGGGTCTGTGCTTTGAGCGGCGCCCCGTGGCCCAGAGCACCGATGGAGTTCGGGGAAAGCAGGGCTATTCGAGGGGTCTGCATGCCTGGGAGATCAGCTGGCCCCTGGAGCAAAGGGGCACACACGCCGTGGTGGGCGTGGCCACCGCCCTCGCCCCGCTGCAGGCTGACCACTATGCGGCGCTTTTGGGCAGCAACAGCGAATCCTGGGGTTGGGATATTGGGCGGGGAAAATTGTATCATCAGAGTAAGGACCTCGAGGCCCCCCAGTACCCAGCCGGACCTCAGGGCGAGCAGCTAGCGGTGCCAGAGAGACTGTTGGTGGTTCTGGACATGGAGGAGGGGACTCTGGGCTACTCTATTGGAGGTACCTACCTGGGGCCAGCCTTCCGTGGACTGAAAGGGAGGACCCTCTACCCCTCTGTAAGTGCTGTTTGGGGCCAATGCCAAGTCCGCATCCGCTACATGGGCGAAAGAAGAG cgGAGGAACCACAGTCCCTTCTGCACCTCAGCCGCCTGTGTGTGCGCCATGCTCTGGGGGACACCCGGCTGGGTCAAATATCCACTCTGCCTTTGCCCCCTGCCATGAAGCGCTACCTGCTCTACAAATGA